The following are encoded together in the Monodelphis domestica isolate mMonDom1 chromosome 5, mMonDom1.pri, whole genome shotgun sequence genome:
- the LOC100011591 gene encoding olfactory receptor 6V1-like translates to MNNHTVVRDFVLWGFSHLQEFQILLFLFFLLVYVLIILGNSFVITITFLDSRLHSPMYFFLCNFSLMEMLVTSTVVPRLLADLFSTHKTISLTECLIQSFFYFSLGSTDFLILTAMAFDRYVAICRPLHYPTIMSGQVCVKMVIACWVVGFFSIISPTIQKSRLWFCGPNVIDHFFCDSAPLLKLSCSETHHIERMDFFLSLLFVLTTMLLIMISYIFIVASVLRIPSSSGRQKAFSTCASHLTVVVLGYGSAIFIYVRPSKGHSTDLNKVVALMTALVTPFLNPFIFTFRNEKVKEVIEDIVKKILSKDSEGFR, encoded by the coding sequence ATGAACAATCACACCGTGGTCAGGGACTTCGTTCTCTGGGGTTTCTCTCATCTCCAGGAGTTCCAGATCCTTctgttcctatttttccttttggtGTATGTGCTGATCATACTGGGGAACTCGTTTGTCATCACAATCACATTCCTTGATTCTCGTCTCCACTCACCaatgtattttttcctctgtaactTTTCCCTCATGGAGATGCTTGTTACCTCCACTGTTGTGCCCAGGCTGTTGGCTGATCTGTTCTCCACACACAAAACCATCTCCCTGACTGAATGCCTGATCCAGTCATTCTTCTACTTTTCCCTGGGCTCCACTGATTTCCTCATTCTCACTGCAATGGCCTTTGACCGTTATGTTGCAATCTGCCGTCCTCTGCACTACCCAACCATCATGAGTGGTCAGGTTTGTGTCAAGATGGTGATTGCATGCTGGGTGGTTGGCTTCTTCTCCATCATTTCCCCCACCATCCAAAAATCCCGGCTCTGGTTCTGTGGCCCTAATGTCATTGACCACTTCTTTTGTGATTCTGCCCCACTATTAAAGCTTTCCTGCTCAGAAACCCACCATATTGAACGCAtggatttcttcctctctctcctttttgtattaaCCACCATGCTGCTAATCATGATATCCTACATCTTTATTGTGGCTTCAGTGCTGCGTATTCCTTCTTCCTCTGGCCGTCAAAAGGCCTTTTCCACCTGTGCCTCACACCTCACAGTGGTGGTGCTTGGATATGGCAGTGCCATTTTCATTTATGTGAGACCCAGCAAGGGCCATTCCACAGACCTCAACAAAGTAGTGGCATTAATGACAGCTTTGGTGACCCCCTTCCTCAACCCTTTCATCTTCACCTTTCGGAATGAGAAGGTCAAAGAGGTCATTGAAGACATTGTCAAAAAGATACTTTCCAAAGACTCGGAAGGCTTCAGATAA